One Triticum dicoccoides isolate Atlit2015 ecotype Zavitan chromosome 5B, WEW_v2.0, whole genome shotgun sequence genomic window carries:
- the LOC119310393 gene encoding 60S ribosomal protein L7-3-like, producing MAWALELNGYNRYPNFKIVRDLIYKRGYGKLNKQRIPLTNNKVTKEGLGKHNIICIKDLVHEILTVGLHFKEANNYLWPFKLKAPLGGLKKKRNHYVEGGDAGNRENYINQLVRRMN from the exons ATGGCATGGGCACTAGAGCTAAACGGATATAATAGGTACCCGAACTTCAAGATCGTGAGGGATTTGATCTACAAGAGAGGCTATGGAAAGCTCAACAAGCAAAGGATTCCTCTAACCAATAACAAGGTCACTAAGGAG GGTCTTGGAAAGCACAACATCATCTGCATTAAGGACCTTGTCCACGAGATCCTGACCGTTGGCCTTCACTTCAAGGAGGCCAACAACTACCTGTGGCCATTCAAGCTGAAGGCGCCGCTGGGAGGCCTCAAGAAGAAGAGGAACCACTACGTCGAGGGCGGTGACGCTGGCAACCGCGAGAACTACATCAACCAGCTCGTCAGGAGGATGAACTAG